A window of Lentibacillus sp. Marseille-P4043 contains these coding sequences:
- a CDS encoding FadR/GntR family transcriptional regulator, with protein MNVKPIKTRKIYEEVSDSLIDMLKSGELSPGDKLSSVEQLAKNYNVSRSAVREALSGLRAIGLVEMRQGEGTYITKFDPSQFSLPVTTALLLKREDIKELSEVRKILEVGSASAAALSHREEDLIPMEKALQKMYDAKGKGELGEKADLEFHLSVVNATHNRMLINLMGSVSDIMVESMRETRRLILYSDERKGALFNEHQRIFEAIKSRNPENAQKAMRDHLIEVDRLIAEYID; from the coding sequence TTGAATGTTAAGCCGATAAAGACAAGAAAAATATATGAAGAAGTTTCAGATTCATTGATTGATATGTTAAAGTCTGGCGAACTTTCACCAGGTGATAAGCTGTCTTCGGTTGAACAGTTAGCAAAAAACTACAATGTTAGCCGTTCGGCGGTCCGGGAAGCATTAAGCGGATTACGTGCCATTGGTTTAGTGGAAATGCGACAAGGGGAAGGAACATATATTACCAAGTTTGATCCCTCTCAATTTTCACTCCCTGTTACCACTGCGTTGTTGTTAAAGCGTGAGGATATCAAAGAGTTATCCGAGGTAAGGAAAATTCTCGAGGTTGGTTCAGCAAGTGCTGCTGCGCTTAGTCACCGAGAAGAAGATTTAATCCCGATGGAAAAAGCATTACAGAAAATGTACGATGCGAAGGGGAAAGGGGAACTTGGTGAAAAAGCAGACCTTGAATTCCATCTAAGCGTAGTAAATGCAACACATAATAGAATGCTAATAAACCTAATGGGGAGTGTTTCCGATATTATGGTTGAGTCCATGCGTGAAACACGTCGGCTAATTTTATATTCAGATGAGAGAAAAGGTGCTCTTTTCAACGAACATCAGCGTATTTTTGAGGCCATTAAATCCAGAAACCCAGAAAATGCCCAAAAAGCAATGCGTGATCATCTGATTGAAGTTGACCGTTTAATTGCGGAATATATTGATTAA